The proteins below come from a single Plantactinospora sp. KBS50 genomic window:
- a CDS encoding carbohydrate ABC transporter permease, with protein sequence MAAELMPGRRRLTTGSVLADLGILAWFAFSLFPIAWMVLLSLKSRAEQTTTYFQFSPTWANYHTVLSHEGAAVTSVDYRSALVNTLINSGGAVLVSLLIGIPAAYAAGRWRFRGSDNLMFTMLSFRFAPELMVVVPLFVIYNQLGLFDTNAGQIWVLQLVTMPLVVWILRSYFQDLPEDLEHAALLDGYSRLRTFLMVALPMVRPGIAAAALLAFVFAWNNYVFPLILTDSDAATVTVAISKYLGGGGQAYYNLTAAAAIIGVLPPLALALTIQRYLVRGLSFGAVKA encoded by the coding sequence ATGGCCGCAGAACTCATGCCCGGACGGCGACGCCTCACCACCGGCTCCGTGCTCGCGGATCTGGGCATCCTCGCCTGGTTCGCCTTCTCGCTGTTTCCCATCGCCTGGATGGTGCTGCTGTCGCTGAAGAGCCGCGCCGAACAGACCACCACGTACTTCCAGTTCTCCCCGACCTGGGCGAACTACCACACCGTGCTGTCCCACGAGGGCGCGGCGGTGACCAGCGTCGACTACCGGAGTGCCCTGGTCAACACGCTGATCAACAGCGGCGGCGCGGTCCTGGTCTCCCTGCTGATCGGCATTCCGGCGGCCTACGCCGCCGGGCGCTGGCGGTTCCGCGGCTCCGACAACCTGATGTTCACCATGCTGTCCTTCCGGTTCGCCCCGGAGTTGATGGTCGTGGTGCCGCTGTTCGTCATCTACAACCAGCTCGGGCTGTTCGACACGAACGCCGGCCAGATCTGGGTCCTGCAACTGGTCACCATGCCACTCGTGGTGTGGATCCTGCGCTCGTACTTCCAGGACCTTCCCGAGGACCTGGAACACGCCGCCCTGCTCGACGGCTACTCCCGGCTGCGGACGTTCCTCATGGTCGCCCTGCCGATGGTGCGGCCCGGGATCGCCGCGGCGGCGTTGCTGGCCTTCGTCTTCGCCTGGAACAACTACGTCTTTCCCCTGATCCTGACCGACAGTGACGCGGCCACCGTGACCGTGGCCATCTCCAAGTACCTCGGCGGCGGCGGTCAGGCGTACTACAACCTGACCGCGGCCGCCGCCATCATCGGCGTGCTCCCGCCGTTGGCGCTCGCCCTGACCATCCAGCGCTACCTGGTGCGGGGTTTGTCGTTCGGGGCGGTGAAGGCCTGA
- a CDS encoding carbohydrate ABC transporter permease — MPAVALIVGILYPFALGVYYSVLDYAATNPLPSFVGLENFRSVVTSGEFWGSVRFTLVFACLATLVETVLGVGIALLLNRSSLIGRVFEKVLILPLMVAPVIAGVIWKLLFNPQFGALNHILGLGSTFDFLSRERALYSIVLVDVWTYTPFVAILVLAGIRSLPREPFEASEVDGARWFYMFRRLMLPMMWPYILVAVIFRFMDCLKVFDIIEVLTAGGPGTATRSLQVGAYEDSIINFNYSRGSTYMFILWAIVYLAASYLVKVLGRTQRRAAGAGD, encoded by the coding sequence GTGCCCGCCGTCGCGCTCATCGTCGGGATCCTCTACCCCTTCGCGCTCGGGGTCTACTACTCGGTGCTGGACTACGCGGCGACCAACCCGCTGCCCTCGTTCGTCGGGCTGGAGAACTTCCGGAGCGTCGTGACCAGCGGCGAGTTCTGGGGCAGCGTGCGGTTCACCCTCGTGTTCGCGTGCCTTGCCACGCTCGTCGAGACCGTCCTGGGCGTGGGGATCGCCCTGCTCCTCAACCGCTCCAGCCTGATCGGGCGGGTCTTCGAGAAGGTGCTCATCCTGCCGCTGATGGTCGCTCCGGTCATCGCCGGCGTGATCTGGAAGCTCCTGTTCAATCCGCAGTTCGGCGCGCTGAACCACATTCTCGGGCTCGGCTCCACCTTCGACTTCCTGAGCCGGGAGCGGGCGCTGTACTCCATCGTGCTGGTCGACGTGTGGACGTACACGCCGTTCGTGGCGATTCTCGTCCTCGCCGGCATCCGGTCGTTGCCCCGCGAGCCCTTCGAGGCATCCGAGGTGGACGGCGCGAGATGGTTCTACATGTTCCGCCGGCTGATGCTGCCGATGATGTGGCCCTACATCCTGGTAGCGGTGATCTTCCGGTTCATGGACTGTCTGAAGGTCTTCGACATCATCGAGGTGCTGACCGCGGGCGGCCCCGGGACGGCGACGCGGTCCCTGCAGGTCGGCGCGTACGAGGACTCCATCATCAACTTCAACTACTCGCGCGGCAGCACGTACATGTTCATCCTGTGGGCCATCGTGTACCTGGCGGCCAGCTATCTGGTCAAGGTGCTCGGGCGGACACAGCGACGGGCCGCGGGAGCGGGGGACTGA